One region of Camelina sativa cultivar DH55 chromosome 6, Cs, whole genome shotgun sequence genomic DNA includes:
- the LOC104792612 gene encoding 30S ribosomal protein S31, chloroplastic produces the protein MASLILGAPPRVTVALTSSRLSSSHSETAGVSLSCFTQQFSLSASSSSSIPLVYCGRGDRKTAKGKRFNHSFGNARPRNKNKGRGPERVPVPPAPPRKDKFENDEKIKIDIDESLFSN, from the exons ATGGCGTCGCTAATACTCGGAGCTCCTCCGCGAGTCACCGTCGCATTAACCTCTTCACGGTTATCATCTTCTCACTCAGAAACCGCCggtgtctctctctcttgcttcaCTCAGCAATTCTCTCTCTCCGCTTCTTCATCCAGCTCAATTCCACTCG TGTACTGTGGAAGAGGTGACCGCAAAACAGCTAAAGGAAAGCGCTTTAACCACTCTTTTGGGAAT GCGAGGCCACGAAACAAGAACAAAGGAAGAGGACCAGAGAGAGTACCGGTTCCTCCAGCACCGCCGAGGAAAGATAAGTTTGAGAACGATGAGAAGATCAAAATCGATATTGACGAGTCTCTCTTCTCTAATTAG